Below is a genomic region from Chloroflexota bacterium.
CATAGTCGGCGGGTTCACCAACAAGTGGGGAGCCATCCCTGATTCCGCCGCTGCTTGGCAGCCGCGTGGGGCAATTTGCCCCCTGAAGCGCCATCCGAGATAGCGAAGTGGGGCTTTGACATTCACCCACCGTGTGTGTTACAGACACATCGGAGTGGGGGATTTGACAATATAGAACAAATGTGCTACACTGTGCGCCAAGACAGGGTTTTCTCCGCAGCAAACCAGGACACAGGAGGCAACTCTAATGGGAGCACGAAGACGGATGAGACACCCCCGCCGGTTCACGTTTGCGATTGAGCAAGAGGAACTGCGCCTGTTGAAGTTGCGGGCGTTGGAGCACGAGATGTCTCCTGGGGCGTTGTTGCGGAGGATCATCCGCGCCTGGCTTGGGATACCAGAGCCAGGCGACGGGGGAGAGGAAAAGCCGCCGAGGGGCCGATGAGGCCCCTCGGTTCTTTTTGCGTAGGAAGTGTGCACGATATTCCATCTGACTTTTCGTACCGGAGGTTGGGGGCGATGCAAGATGGGGCGAGGGGGTACGCGATAGAGGCGTTTCGGGCGGCGATTCGTGCCCGGGGTTGGGAGACGGCATGGGTCGCAGGGTTGCTGGGGTATCCGAGCCGGTATCTTCGGGCGATCCTGGATGGAGAGGAGCCGGTGACGGAGGAGTTTGTGGAGCGAGTGGCCCAGGTGTTGGAGGTTCCAGAGACGCTGTTTGTGCAGGAAGCGAGGTTGCGTTCGGTCTAGGCGCGTCAGGTGGGCCAAGTGCGGCCCATGTGGAGGGGAGCGATGGGGTTCAAGGAAGAGGTGTTGAGGCGCTCGCCCATCCGGGAGGTGGCGCAGGAGTTGATCCCTGGCTTGCAAAAGGTCGGGCGCACATGGGTCGGGAGCACGCGAGGGGAGAAGACG
It encodes:
- a CDS encoding helix-turn-helix domain-containing protein, producing MQDGARGYAIEAFRAAIRARGWETAWVAGLLGYPSRYLRAILDGEEPVTEEFVERVAQVLEVPETLFVQEARLRSV